The proteins below are encoded in one region of Arenibacter algicola:
- a CDS encoding SusC/RagA family TonB-linked outer membrane protein: MTKNQSLNSKKVKPPKKLCGLLLLFYLVCVNAFAQELKTIDGTIRAAADGTPLFGVNIVVKGTTIGAVSDFDGNYSIQAGNNAVLVVSYLGFETQEIIVGGQTTVDVSLVEDSAKLDEVVVIGYGSQKRSDISGSVSQVDQKEIAKNPTPNLSNALVGQATGIVATQRSGEPGRDGSNIFIRGIGTTGDASPIYVIDGIVRSSRDFSQLNANEIESFSILKDAASAAVFGMRAGNGVILVTTKRGKAGKMQIDFSSSLGVQERTRDPEYLDSYEYSVLYNEALANQGQAPIYSEEDLQRYQDGSNPDTHPNADWFSVLNKAPLVQTHNISANGGSEKVQYAASFGSLDQDGVIPADNFKRYNFRSNIDAAVTNTTKLSFDVSGRDEKINSIGNPEVFRWLSSIPPNKTPIKWSNGTYSSGPAYLTLPENGYRKESNQVFKGRIQIEQQLPLEGLSFKGIASYDKTITDKKNWSFIETPFYSRLGDGTFVANPSGADAASSLYQDHNDYQSVTFQGHLNYIKEIGNSNLSALVLYTQTKETWNFLSANRDGYTLAIDEIDFGGTANRNNRGYSGTSGRQGVVGRLNWSFKDKYILEGSFRADGSEQFAPGKRWGFFPSGSVAYVISKESFLEDSETIDLLKLRGSYGVLGNDRIGGQRFLYLQSYNVNGSAVFGNGDVQQAIVEGNLANPDVTWETVKKLNIGLDATLWNGALTMGFDYFSDKRSDILGSRNLTVPGLLGVGLPVENLAKVNNSGFEVELGHLNRINEDWRYSMNANLTYAKNKVIFIDEPETDNANIRRTGLPLGTQFGLRALGLFQSQEEVDNAPTHFADTAPGDIRYDDINGPDGVPDGKIDDFDRTAIGTSNTPEIIFGYRGNLQFKDFEFSFLLQGATNVNQYYSGEGAWPFFLGTSGAFKQNLDRWTPTNTNASEPRVLIEATNNHRGSSFWLKDASYLRLKNVELAYNLPVDKLNQNFIRGIRLYVNANNVATWTKIKNYDPENSQDRGWGYPQLRIWNVGLNLNF, encoded by the coding sequence ATGACAAAAAACCAATCTTTAAATTCAAAAAAAGTGAAGCCTCCAAAAAAACTTTGCGGGCTGTTGTTATTGTTTTACCTAGTTTGTGTCAATGCATTTGCACAAGAGCTAAAAACTATTGACGGGACTATAAGGGCTGCGGCCGACGGTACTCCCTTATTCGGTGTTAATATTGTGGTAAAGGGTACCACAATAGGTGCAGTTAGTGATTTCGATGGAAATTACTCCATTCAGGCAGGAAACAATGCTGTACTCGTAGTGTCGTATTTGGGTTTTGAAACCCAGGAAATTATTGTAGGTGGGCAAACTACTGTGGATGTATCCTTAGTGGAAGACTCTGCAAAATTGGACGAAGTAGTGGTAATTGGTTACGGTTCCCAGAAGAGAAGTGATATTTCTGGTTCTGTATCTCAGGTAGACCAAAAGGAAATAGCCAAAAACCCAACACCAAACCTTAGTAATGCGTTGGTAGGCCAGGCTACGGGTATTGTAGCAACCCAACGCTCGGGTGAACCGGGTAGGGATGGCTCTAATATATTTATTAGAGGTATTGGTACAACCGGTGATGCATCGCCAATTTATGTAATTGACGGAATAGTGCGTTCATCTCGGGATTTTTCCCAATTGAATGCAAATGAAATAGAGTCCTTTTCTATTCTTAAAGATGCGGCAAGTGCTGCGGTTTTTGGAATGAGGGCGGGTAACGGGGTTATCCTTGTGACAACAAAAAGGGGTAAGGCCGGAAAAATGCAAATTGATTTTTCTTCAAGTCTGGGGGTTCAGGAACGAACCCGTGATCCTGAATATTTAGATTCATATGAATATTCCGTGTTATATAATGAAGCCTTGGCAAACCAGGGTCAGGCGCCTATATATTCAGAAGAGGATTTGCAGAGATACCAGGATGGTAGTAACCCAGATACACATCCCAATGCTGATTGGTTCTCAGTATTGAACAAAGCACCATTGGTACAAACACATAATATTTCTGCAAATGGTGGTTCGGAAAAAGTACAGTATGCAGCCTCATTCGGATCCTTGGATCAGGACGGTGTTATACCGGCCGATAATTTCAAGAGGTATAATTTTAGATCAAATATTGATGCGGCGGTAACGAATACGACCAAACTTTCCTTTGACGTGTCTGGTCGCGACGAGAAAATCAACTCAATTGGGAATCCCGAAGTATTTAGATGGTTGTCTTCGATTCCTCCTAATAAGACTCCAATTAAATGGTCCAACGGAACCTATTCAAGTGGTCCTGCATATTTAACATTACCGGAAAACGGCTATAGAAAGGAAAGTAACCAGGTATTTAAGGGGCGAATTCAAATTGAACAGCAATTGCCATTGGAAGGTCTTTCTTTTAAAGGGATAGCTTCTTATGACAAGACAATTACAGACAAAAAAAATTGGTCCTTTATTGAGACACCCTTTTACTCTAGGTTGGGAGATGGTACTTTTGTAGCCAACCCTAGTGGAGCAGATGCTGCTTCTTCTCTTTACCAAGATCATAACGATTACCAATCGGTTACGTTTCAAGGTCATTTAAATTATATCAAGGAAATTGGAAATAGTAATTTATCCGCTTTGGTTTTATATACACAGACAAAGGAGACTTGGAATTTTTTAAGTGCCAACAGGGATGGATATACCTTGGCTATTGATGAGATAGATTTTGGAGGTACGGCTAACCGCAACAACAGAGGTTATTCGGGAACAAGTGGGAGACAAGGTGTAGTAGGAAGATTAAATTGGTCATTCAAAGACAAATATATACTGGAAGGGAGTTTTAGAGCGGATGGATCCGAGCAATTTGCTCCAGGTAAAAGATGGGGGTTTTTTCCATCAGGATCTGTGGCTTATGTTATTTCTAAGGAATCATTTTTAGAAGATTCTGAAACTATTGATTTATTAAAACTTAGAGGTTCGTATGGTGTATTGGGTAATGATCGTATTGGAGGCCAAAGGTTCCTTTACTTACAATCTTATAATGTAAATGGAAGTGCTGTTTTTGGAAATGGAGATGTTCAGCAGGCAATTGTTGAGGGTAATTTGGCCAACCCTGATGTAACTTGGGAAACCGTCAAAAAATTGAACATTGGTTTAGATGCTACACTGTGGAATGGCGCTTTGACCATGGGTTTTGATTACTTTTCCGATAAGAGAAGTGATATTTTAGGTTCTAGAAATCTTACTGTTCCTGGTCTTTTGGGGGTAGGGTTGCCAGTTGAAAATCTAGCGAAAGTTAATAATAGTGGATTTGAAGTGGAGCTAGGACATTTAAATCGCATTAACGAAGATTGGCGTTACTCAATGAATGCTAACTTAACCTATGCTAAAAATAAAGTCATATTTATTGATGAACCTGAAACGGACAATGCCAACATTAGAAGAACTGGACTACCTCTGGGAACCCAATTTGGATTACGTGCCCTAGGGCTCTTTCAATCACAGGAGGAAGTAGATAATGCTCCAACACATTTTGCAGATACCGCTCCTGGGGATATTCGTTATGATGATATCAATGGACCAGATGGAGTTCCTGATGGTAAAATAGACGATTTTGATAGAACGGCTATCGGTACTTCAAATACACCGGAAATTATTTTTGGATACAGGGGTAATCTACAGTTCAAGGATTTTGAATTTTCATTCTTGTTACAAGGTGCAACCAATGTAAACCAATATTATAGTGGAGAGGGAGCTTGGCCCTTCTTTTTGGGGACCTCAGGGGCTTTCAAACAGAATTTGGACCGTTGGACCCCGACAAATACAAATGCAAGTGAACCCCGTGTGCTTATTGAGGCCACCAACAATCATAGAGGGTCTTCTTTTTGGTTGAAAGATGCTTCCTATTTGCGGTTAAAAAATGTTGAATTAGCCTATAATTTGCCGGTAGATAAATTAAACCAGAATTTTATTAGAGGAATACGCCTCTATGTAAATGCCAACAATGTTGCTACCTGGACAAAGATCAAAAATTATGATCCTGAAAACAGTCAGGATAGAGGTTGGGGTTATCCTCAATTAAGAATTTGGAATGTTGGTTTAAACCTTAATTTTTAA
- a CDS encoding RagB/SusD family nutrient uptake outer membrane protein, which translates to MNVSIKKIIQLGCTILCITMCISCEKDLLNQVPKDSLTEELVWTDSQGAIQFVNAIYGRMPSGFDRNYGGWAKGLYILDGATDDGDVSMGWTHSNQLQTGDFLPSNVPWGETWADYYNLIRKANSAIENLDRLEDESLRNKLKGEAYFLRGFMYHELLRLYGIKSEGGEPTGVPLIDRSLTLDDSFEIPRSTYDEIIDFIVSDLDNAVALLPNKGETDAGRATVGAANALKSRVLLYAERWSDAASAANEVIGTEYSLYPDYRTIFLTKNNDEIIFAKKFQYPDKHHQTNAGGTQGAGWDVYNTPNTFKGTSDGGWGGNLPTQNFVDAYDMVNGEPQATSSLFDPNNPFENLDPRFEATVVHDGAMFRGREIELYEGGLEGSPDAFMNTGYFLRKFHNEDLVIYSQSSDQDWIFMRYAEVLLNYAEAKNEASGPDQSVYDAINLIRERAGIPDLEGGLGQSEMREKIRNERRIELAFEEHRFFDIRRWGIAESLLNGPLYGMRIEKDGDNYTYTKFEFETRSFPSKLYVLPIPQNEIDKNPAAKQILGW; encoded by the coding sequence ATGAACGTATCAATAAAAAAAATAATACAGTTAGGATGTACAATATTGTGCATCACAATGTGCATTAGTTGCGAAAAGGACTTACTTAATCAAGTGCCTAAAGATTCACTTACTGAGGAATTGGTATGGACAGATTCACAGGGAGCTATCCAGTTTGTGAATGCTATCTATGGGCGAATGCCTTCCGGTTTTGACCGTAATTATGGCGGTTGGGCGAAAGGATTATACATCTTGGATGGAGCCACGGATGATGGGGATGTAAGTATGGGTTGGACACATTCCAATCAATTGCAAACTGGGGATTTTCTACCAAGCAATGTGCCCTGGGGCGAAACTTGGGCAGACTATTACAACTTAATAAGAAAGGCCAATTCTGCAATAGAGAATTTAGATAGATTGGAAGACGAGAGCCTTCGCAACAAATTAAAGGGGGAAGCTTATTTTTTAAGAGGATTTATGTATCATGAACTTTTAAGGCTGTATGGTATTAAGTCTGAAGGAGGGGAGCCGACCGGTGTGCCACTTATAGATAGAAGTTTAACCCTAGATGATAGTTTCGAAATACCGCGTTCTACTTATGATGAAATTATTGACTTTATTGTTAGCGATTTGGACAATGCTGTGGCATTGCTTCCCAATAAAGGTGAAACTGATGCCGGAAGGGCAACGGTAGGCGCTGCCAATGCCCTTAAAAGTAGAGTGTTGCTTTATGCGGAACGTTGGTCCGATGCCGCAAGTGCGGCCAATGAAGTAATAGGTACGGAGTATAGCCTTTACCCGGATTATAGAACAATATTTCTTACCAAAAATAATGATGAAATTATTTTTGCCAAAAAATTCCAATATCCAGATAAACACCATCAAACCAATGCAGGGGGAACCCAAGGAGCAGGTTGGGATGTTTATAACACGCCCAATACGTTTAAAGGGACCAGTGATGGTGGTTGGGGAGGTAATTTGCCCACCCAAAATTTTGTCGATGCATATGATATGGTCAATGGGGAACCACAGGCAACATCTTCGTTATTTGATCCCAATAACCCATTTGAAAATTTGGATCCAAGATTTGAGGCTACCGTGGTACACGATGGGGCAATGTTTAGGGGCCGAGAAATTGAATTGTACGAAGGTGGCTTGGAAGGGAGTCCAGATGCTTTCATGAATACCGGCTACTTCCTTCGTAAATTTCATAATGAGGATTTGGTTATTTATTCCCAATCCAGTGATCAAGATTGGATATTTATGAGGTATGCCGAGGTTTTATTGAATTATGCTGAAGCCAAAAATGAGGCCTCAGGACCCGATCAGAGTGTTTATGATGCCATTAATTTAATTCGTGAAAGAGCAGGAATTCCTGATCTTGAAGGCGGATTGGGACAAAGTGAAATGCGGGAAAAAATAAGAAACGAAAGACGTATAGAACTTGCCTTTGAAGAACATAGGTTCTTTGATATCCGAAGATGGGGGATAGCGGAGAGTTTGTTAAACGGACCACTCTACGGTATGAGGATAGAAAAAGATGGAGACAACTATACGTATACCAAATTTGAATTTGAGACTAGAAGTTTTCCTTCTAAGCTTTATGTATTGCCTATTCCACAAAATGAGATAGATAAAAATCCTGCTGCAAAACAGATTTTGGGATGGTAG
- a CDS encoding VCBS repeat-containing protein, whose product MKQILKYMSICFFTFCMCLLGCKNKEPTLFVALNNSETGITFVNEVVETEALNVMQYEYLYNGGGVGVGDFNNDGLTDIYLTGNIVENKLYLNKGSFQFEDVSHLSGVQGREGWKTGTSVADVNGDGLLDIYVCYSGLATEEGRSNQLFINKGKGDNNVPQFVDEAAAYGLDAKGSYSTQAVFFDYDLDGDLDMFLLNHSKTFYSPFYNSTKLRNTRHPFFGNSLYRNDGNNFVNVSESAGIYGSGLNFGLGVSISDFNQDGWPDIYVSNDYDEQDFLYINKGDGTFKDTSKKSFGHISKFSMGNDAADVNNDGVMDLVTLDMLPEDNYRQKILKGSDDYDRYQLAVDSSYHKQQMRNMLQLGQGLDDNELPIFSEIGQMAGISNTDWSWSSLIADFDNDGRKDLFVTNGYLRDYTNKDFMMFEVNEAMAKASAKGKSLFDDKGKKEFSKIIYELVKKMPSTKIPNYMFRNRGDLTFENVSNEWGFSAPNVSTGAAYVDLDNDGDLDLLVSNTNESLGVYKNRVENLKNNFIKIKLKGNDKNTSAIGTKVWITTDSTVQFLENYPVRGYQSSVDPVLYFGLGKSSKADIRIKWPNGHITENTDIEINALLEYNQSDSKPDNINGNEVSIKLFKEVTDTLGIEYSHHENNFVEFKVDRLALKQSSRSGPKLSVADVNNDGVDDFFIGGASGQCDELFISGPYGKYIQSTLDCDRKSIKVETLGSVFFDVDGDGDKDIYSVSGGSEYPLGSEELMDRLYLNDGFGKFTKAPEGVLPKAFSNGSVVAAGDYDNDGDEDLFIGGGSMPGNYPNAALGGILRNDTDRSTGAIKFTVATDNVNPELRHPGLISDAIWTDIDNDSWLDLVLVGEWMPIRVFVNQNGKLLEKSKKLNLSDSNGLWQSVESADMDGDGDLDLIVGNIGLNMPFKVSRKEPLEAHIGDFRDDGVLTSVFSSYIQGKRYPIASLSEMQEAFPLLKKKFLKHSQYASATLSDIFSKEQLETSKRLSVYHFESLYLENKGDSFQIHSLPIRAQFTAVQGIVVKDFTGDNILDILLAGNYYPLRVQQGPSDAGKGLLLEGVGNGEFLVIPNDKFGVFINGDVRDAKALKHHNSTNIIFSKNNDNIQVIQLVK is encoded by the coding sequence ATGAAACAGATTTTAAAATATATGTCAATATGCTTTTTTACCTTTTGTATGTGTTTATTGGGGTGCAAAAACAAGGAACCTACTTTATTTGTGGCTTTGAATAATAGTGAGACCGGAATTACATTTGTAAATGAAGTAGTTGAAACGGAAGCACTAAATGTAATGCAATATGAATACCTATATAATGGTGGAGGTGTTGGTGTTGGTGATTTTAATAATGATGGCTTAACAGATATTTATCTGACAGGAAACATTGTGGAAAATAAGCTATATCTTAATAAGGGAAGTTTCCAATTTGAGGATGTAAGCCATCTTTCAGGTGTTCAAGGTAGGGAAGGATGGAAAACGGGCACTAGTGTAGCCGATGTCAACGGGGATGGACTTCTGGATATTTATGTTTGCTATTCCGGATTGGCGACAGAGGAGGGTAGGTCCAATCAATTGTTTATCAATAAAGGAAAGGGAGATAATAATGTGCCCCAATTTGTAGATGAAGCTGCAGCATATGGTCTTGATGCAAAAGGAAGCTATAGTACACAGGCGGTGTTTTTTGATTATGATTTAGACGGGGATTTGGATATGTTTCTATTGAACCATTCTAAAACATTTTACTCCCCATTTTATAACAGTACCAAGCTGCGAAATACCAGGCATCCTTTTTTTGGGAATTCCTTGTACAGAAATGATGGGAATAATTTTGTGAATGTTAGTGAAAGTGCCGGGATCTATGGCAGTGGATTAAACTTTGGCTTAGGCGTGTCCATAAGCGATTTTAATCAAGACGGTTGGCCAGATATTTATGTGTCCAATGATTATGACGAACAAGATTTTTTATATATAAATAAAGGTGATGGAACCTTTAAGGATACAAGTAAAAAGTCTTTTGGGCACATTTCAAAATTTTCAATGGGAAATGACGCTGCCGACGTGAACAATGATGGGGTAATGGATCTAGTCACATTGGATATGCTCCCCGAAGATAATTATAGGCAAAAAATATTAAAGGGTTCTGATGATTATGATCGTTATCAATTGGCTGTAGACAGTAGTTATCACAAACAACAAATGCGCAATATGCTGCAATTGGGACAGGGACTGGATGATAATGAGTTGCCAATATTTAGCGAGATTGGGCAGATGGCGGGAATTTCTAATACAGACTGGAGTTGGTCATCATTAATAGCTGATTTTGATAATGATGGTAGAAAGGATTTATTTGTAACCAACGGCTACCTACGCGACTATACCAACAAAGACTTTATGATGTTCGAAGTCAATGAGGCCATGGCAAAGGCAAGCGCTAAGGGAAAGAGTTTGTTTGATGACAAGGGCAAGAAAGAATTTTCCAAGATTATTTACGAATTGGTAAAAAAAATGCCATCAACAAAAATTCCAAATTATATGTTCAGAAATCGAGGAGACCTTACTTTTGAGAATGTTTCAAACGAGTGGGGTTTTTCAGCGCCCAATGTATCTACAGGTGCCGCATATGTAGATCTCGATAATGATGGAGATTTGGATTTATTAGTAAGTAACACTAATGAATCATTGGGCGTGTACAAAAACAGGGTAGAAAATTTGAAAAATAATTTTATCAAAATAAAATTAAAAGGGAACGATAAAAACACTTCTGCCATTGGGACTAAGGTTTGGATTACCACTGATTCTACAGTACAGTTCTTGGAAAACTACCCTGTAAGGGGATATCAGTCCTCAGTAGATCCTGTACTATATTTTGGATTGGGAAAATCTTCGAAGGCAGATATTAGAATTAAATGGCCCAATGGGCATATAACAGAGAATACTGACATTGAGATCAATGCATTGCTGGAATACAATCAGTCCGATTCAAAACCTGACAACATCAATGGCAACGAGGTTTCCATAAAGTTGTTTAAGGAGGTTACGGATACCCTTGGTATAGAATATTCGCATCATGAAAATAACTTTGTTGAGTTTAAAGTAGATAGATTGGCCCTAAAGCAAAGTTCTAGATCTGGACCCAAGTTATCCGTTGCTGATGTAAACAATGATGGGGTTGATGATTTTTTTATTGGCGGTGCTTCAGGACAGTGTGATGAATTATTTATATCTGGACCCTATGGTAAGTACATTCAATCTACTTTGGATTGCGACAGAAAATCTATAAAAGTGGAAACTTTGGGTTCTGTGTTCTTTGATGTTGATGGTGATGGGGATAAAGATATTTATAGTGTTAGTGGCGGTAGTGAATATCCTTTAGGTTCAGAAGAATTAATGGATAGGCTTTATTTAAATGATGGATTTGGTAAGTTTACAAAAGCACCTGAAGGTGTATTGCCCAAGGCTTTTTCCAATGGTAGTGTTGTTGCTGCCGGGGATTACGATAATGATGGAGATGAAGATTTGTTTATAGGTGGAGGAAGTATGCCGGGGAATTATCCAAACGCTGCTTTGGGAGGAATTTTAAGGAATGATACCGACCGTTCAACAGGGGCCATTAAGTTTACGGTTGCTACAGATAACGTAAATCCAGAACTTCGGCATCCTGGTTTGATTTCTGATGCAATTTGGACGGATATAGATAATGACTCGTGGTTGGATCTTGTGTTGGTGGGGGAATGGATGCCAATTCGTGTATTTGTAAACCAAAATGGTAAATTATTGGAAAAGTCAAAAAAGTTAAACCTTTCAGATTCAAATGGATTATGGCAAAGTGTTGAAAGTGCTGATATGGACGGAGATGGAGATCTAGATCTAATAGTTGGGAATATCGGATTAAATATGCCATTTAAGGTGTCCCGGAAGGAACCATTGGAAGCCCATATTGGTGATTTCAGGGATGACGGTGTGTTAACCTCTGTATTTAGCTCATATATTCAAGGTAAGCGGTATCCAATAGCTTCCTTAAGCGAGATGCAAGAGGCCTTTCCTTTATTGAAGAAAAAATTTCTTAAACATTCCCAATATGCGTCGGCTACTTTGAGCGATATTTTTTCGAAAGAACAATTGGAAACATCCAAACGTTTAAGTGTTTATCACTTTGAAAGTCTTTATCTGGAAAATAAAGGAGATAGTTTTCAAATTCATTCATTGCCAATAAGGGCCCAGTTTACTGCGGTACAGGGAATTGTTGTTAAAGATTTTACAGGTGACAATATTTTGGATATCCTTTTGGCAGGAAATTATTATCCTCTTAGAGTACAGCAAGGACCTTCGGATGCAGGGAAAGGTTTGTTGTTGGAAGGTGTTGGGAACGGTGAATTTCTAGTTATTCCAAATGATAAATTTGGAGTTTTTATTAACGGCGATGTAAGGGATGCCAAAGCGCTGAAGCACCACAATAGCACAAATATTATCTTTTCAAAAAATAATGATAATATTCAGGTGATACAGTTAGTAAAATAA
- the ltrA gene encoding group II intron reverse transcriptase/maturase, protein MNGRTQKISIQETCPQKNRTASEGYVGGQTYLWITENNLTDTNQLGDGLLELIVSPSNLNKAYLQVKRNKGSGGVDKMEVESLKDYLVTHKDKLIASILKGTYRPNPVRRVLIPKDNGQKRQLGIPTVIDRCIQQAIAQVLPPMYEPQFSDNSYGFRPRRNAHGALRKCQAYITEGYKYAVDLDLEKFFDTVNHSKLIEILSRTVKDGRVISLIHKYLNAGVQVGSKIRTSEEGVPQGGPLSPILSNIMLNEMDKELESREHKFVRYADDLLILCRSKRSAERTMGSMIHFIEDKLFLKVNRDKSQSAHIRKVKFLGYSFHKSKGEGRLRIHRKSVAKMKAKIKELTSRSNGWGNARRKEALRQYITGWVNYFKLADMKNLLLKIDEWYRRRIRMVIWKQWKRIRTGVKNLIKLGVKKSKAWEWANTRKSYWHTANSFILKTTITTENLRKAGYVMLSDQYRKVSIKT, encoded by the coding sequence ATGAACGGAAGAACGCAGAAAATCTCAATACAAGAGACCTGCCCACAAAAGAACAGGACGGCATCCGAAGGCTATGTGGGAGGGCAGACGTATCTATGGATAACTGAAAATAACCTCACGGATACTAATCAATTAGGAGATGGACTATTAGAGCTGATTGTGTCCCCTTCAAATCTTAACAAAGCTTACCTACAGGTAAAGCGGAATAAGGGATCTGGGGGTGTGGACAAGATGGAAGTCGAATCATTAAAAGATTATCTAGTCACGCACAAGGACAAACTAATTGCATCCATTTTAAAGGGTACTTACCGCCCCAACCCTGTTCGCAGGGTACTTATTCCCAAAGACAATGGACAAAAGCGACAACTGGGTATCCCTACAGTTATAGATAGGTGTATCCAACAAGCGATTGCCCAAGTTCTCCCGCCAATGTATGAACCCCAATTTAGCGACAATAGCTACGGGTTCAGACCAAGGCGCAACGCCCACGGAGCATTAAGGAAATGTCAGGCGTATATCACAGAAGGCTACAAGTATGCAGTAGATTTGGATTTAGAAAAATTCTTTGACACGGTAAACCATAGCAAGCTGATAGAGATACTCTCCCGTACTGTAAAAGACGGTCGAGTGATATCACTGATACATAAATATCTCAATGCGGGAGTGCAAGTAGGATCCAAAATACGGACTAGTGAAGAGGGGGTTCCGCAAGGAGGTCCACTAAGTCCAATTTTAAGCAACATTATGTTGAACGAAATGGACAAAGAGCTAGAGAGTAGGGAGCATAAATTTGTACGCTATGCTGATGACCTTCTGATACTATGCAGAAGTAAACGCAGTGCAGAACGGACAATGGGCTCAATGATCCACTTTATAGAGGATAAACTGTTCTTAAAAGTGAATAGGGATAAAAGCCAAAGTGCCCACATAAGGAAGGTCAAATTCCTTGGATACTCCTTTCACAAAAGCAAAGGAGAAGGACGGCTACGGATACACCGAAAGAGTGTAGCCAAAATGAAAGCTAAAATAAAAGAGCTGACATCCCGTAGTAATGGCTGGGGTAATGCCCGAAGAAAAGAAGCCCTTCGCCAGTACATCACTGGTTGGGTGAACTACTTCAAATTGGCAGACATGAAGAATCTGCTTCTTAAAATAGACGAGTGGTACCGAAGACGAATCAGGATGGTGATATGGAAACAATGGAAACGGATACGAACCGGAGTGAAGAATCTTATCAAGCTAGGGGTTAAGAAATCCAAGGCTTGGGAATGGGCAAATACAAGGAAAAGCTATTGGCATACAGCTAATAGTTTTATCCTTAAGACCACAATCACCACGGAAAATCTGAGAAAAGCAGGCTATGTAATGCTGTCAGACCAATATCGAAAGGTTAGTATCAAAACTTAA
- a CDS encoding AEC family transporter, translating into MNYALQKTLELLLIIGLGLLLQKKVAKDDLKGIKTLILSVALPATIFVALLKIELKGSLLIFPLMALVFNFIMAIATKYLLASSLPKNEGAKKRTLTMLLPSLAPGLSCFPFIIVYLGDEYLALAALADLGNKIFVLILLYMLGMHWYHARAVKDLVATTSSKLKGLFLSMLNEPINLVIIVALVLLGFGLSLSSFPEFLENTIVKMSLIMTPLVLLFIGMAVRIKFREFGFIFSLLMRRAGITFLLSAIFVFLFPALAAPMILLIVVFPQSACSFWPFAHMSAVSTLEEKDEQKKPTFDINFAVNILACSMPFSTILIISIFSFSDFFVNPVVLTVTGIIMVAVTYIPYLITKLKRSNKSEEVVNYNTFFGINTNAHSSENN; encoded by the coding sequence ATGAATTATGCATTACAAAAAACATTAGAACTCCTACTGATCATAGGTCTGGGTCTATTACTACAAAAAAAGGTAGCTAAGGATGACCTAAAAGGGATAAAGACCTTGATATTGAGTGTGGCATTGCCAGCTACAATTTTTGTAGCCCTATTAAAAATAGAACTCAAAGGGTCATTATTGATTTTCCCCCTGATGGCCCTAGTATTTAATTTTATAATGGCCATAGCCACCAAATACCTATTGGCATCATCATTACCTAAAAATGAAGGAGCCAAAAAAAGAACATTGACAATGCTCCTCCCCTCTTTGGCACCAGGCCTCTCCTGTTTTCCCTTTATCATAGTCTACTTGGGCGATGAATATCTGGCCTTGGCCGCATTGGCAGACTTGGGGAACAAAATCTTTGTCCTTATCCTTTTGTATATGTTAGGGATGCACTGGTATCATGCCAGGGCCGTCAAAGATTTGGTTGCAACTACTTCCAGCAAGTTAAAAGGCCTGTTTCTTTCAATGCTGAATGAACCTATTAACTTGGTTATAATAGTAGCTCTGGTACTATTGGGATTCGGACTTAGCCTTAGCTCCTTTCCTGAGTTCTTGGAGAATACCATTGTTAAAATGAGCTTGATTATGACACCTTTGGTGCTCCTTTTTATTGGTATGGCAGTACGTATAAAATTTAGGGAATTCGGCTTTATCTTTTCACTTTTGATGAGACGTGCCGGAATCACCTTTTTACTATCGGCTATTTTTGTGTTCCTTTTTCCAGCATTGGCTGCCCCAATGATTTTATTAATTGTGGTATTCCCACAAAGTGCCTGCAGTTTTTGGCCGTTTGCCCATATGAGTGCAGTAAGTACATTGGAGGAAAAGGACGAACAGAAGAAGCCTACTTTCGATATTAACTTTGCAGTTAATATTTTGGCTTGTTCCATGCCGTTTTCCACTATTTTGATCATCAGTATTTTTTCTTTCAGCGATTTTTTTGTGAACCCAGTAGTGCTAACGGTTACAGGAATCATAATGGTGGCTGTCACCTATATTCCTTATTTGATCACTAAACTGAAAAGGAGCAACAAGTCCGAGGAAGTTGTTAACTACAATACCTTTTTTGGAATAAATACCAATGCACATTCATCGGAAAATAATTAA